The Amycolatopsis nigrescens CSC17Ta-90 genomic interval GCCGTGGACACCGCCTGCTCCTCTTCGCTGGTGGCCGTGCACCAGGCGGTGCAGAGCCTGCAGCGCGGGGAGAGCTCGACCGCGCTGGTCGCCGGGGTGAACCTGTTGCTGTCCCCGGGTATCACCACGAACTTCCACCGCGCCGGGGTGCTCGCCGCGGACGGCCGCTGCAAGGCGTTCGACGCCGCCGCCGACGGGATCGTCCGCGGTGAGGGCTGCGGGGTCGTGGTGCTGAAGACGCTGAAGCAGGCACGTCGCAGCGGTGACCGGGTGCTCGCGGTGATCCGCGGCAGCGCGGTCAACTCCGACGGCAGGTCGAACGGGCTGATGGCGCCCAACCCCGAGGCACAGGCCATGCTGCTGCGCGACGCCTATTCGGTCGCCGGGGTGGACCCGTCCGCGGTGGACTACGTGGAGGCGCACGGCACCGGCACCCTGCTCGGCGACCCGATCGAGGCCGGTGCGCTCGGCGAGGTGCTCGGCGCCTCCCGCGACAATGGCCGTCCGCTGCTGATCGGTTCGGTGAAGAGCAACCTCGGCCATCTCGAAGGCGCGGCCGGTATCGCCGGGCTGATCAAGGTGGTGCTGTCGCTGGTGCATCGGCGGCTGCCGCCGAGCCTGCACTTCACCTCGCCGAACCCGCATATCGACTTCGACGCGCTCGCCCTGCGCGTGGTCGCCGAGGGCACCGGCTGGCCGCGGTACTCCGGCATGGCCGTGGCCGGGGTGTCCGCCTTCGGGTTCGGCGGCACCAACGCGCACGTGGTGCTCGAAGAGTGGCCCGCGGCCGCCCCGGCCCGACGGGAAACCGGCGACGGACCCCGGATCTTCGCACTGAGCGCGCGGTCCGCGGACGGGCTCGCCGCACGCGCGACCGCGCTGGCCGGGTGGGCGGAGTCCGCCGACGCGGAGGCCGTTTCGCTGGACGCGGTGGCGGACACCCTGGCCCGCCGCCGCGAGCACCTGCCGGTGCGGGCCGCGGTGCTCGCCGAGGACCGGGCCGGACTCGCCGAACGACTGCGGGAACTGGGCCGCGGACATGGCGGGCCGGGGATCGTCACCGGAGAAGCCCACGACACCAAGGAGAACGCTGGGGGTCCGGTGTTCGTGTTCTCGGGCTACGGATCGCAGTGGGCCGGTATGGGACGCGAACTGCTGGCGGGCGAACCCGCCTTCGCGGCCGGAGTGGACGCGCTCGACCCGGTGTTCCGCGCGGAGGCCGGGTTCTCCCTGCGGTCCGCGCTGGCCGGCGAGCTGGAGCCGCCGGACCTGGCCGCCACCCAGCTCGTGCTGTTCGGCATGCAGGTCGCGCTGGCCGGGCTGTGGCGTGCGCACGGGGTCGAACCCGCGGCCGTGCTCGGTCACTCGATGGGCGAGGTGGCCGCCGCGGTGACCGCGGGGGCGCTGGACGTGGCGGCCGGGCTGCGGGTGATGACGACCCGTGCACGGCTGCTCGCCGGGATCGACGCCTCCGGTACCGGCGCGATGGCCGTGGTGGAGCTGTCCCAGGCCGAGCTCGCCGAGCTGGAGGACGACTTCCCGGACATCACAGTGGCGGTGTACGCGTCGCCGAGCCAGTGCACGGTCAGCGGCGACGCCGACCAGGTCACCGCGCTGGTCGGGCACGTGGAGAACCTCGGCAGGCTGGCCAAGCTGCTGCCGGTCGGCGGTGCCGGGCATTCGCCGGCGGTGGACGCGGTGCTCGGCCGGTTCCGCGAAGAGCTGGCCGACCTGGCCCCGGCGGAACCAGTGATTCCCTGCTACACCAGCGTTCTCGACGACCCGCGGGAACGGCCGTCGTTCGATGTCGGCTACTGGGCGGCCAACCTGCGCCGTCCGGTGCGGTTCACCCAGGCACTGGCCGCCGCGCTGGGCGACGGGCACCGCACCTTCATCGAGATCTCCCCGCACCCGGTCGCGGTGGCCGCCATCGAGCAGACCGCGGGTGGGGACGCGGTCGTGCTGCCGAGCTCCAGCCGGAAGCACGGGGACCGGTTCACCTTCCTGGCCGGCCTGGCCAAGCTGCACGTGCTCGGTCACCCCGGGGTGCTGGCGGCCGTCCCGGCCGGACGGTCGCTCGTCGAGCTGCCCGCGCCCCCGTGGCGGCACCGGTCGTTCTGGCCGTCCCGCCCTGCCGGCGCCGGCTCGCGCGGCGGCGGGCATCCGCTGCTGGGCGCGCATGTCGAACTGCCGGAGGGCGACCGGCACGTGTGGCGCGGGGAGGTCGGCACCGAACGGCACCCGTGGCTTGCCGACCACGCCGCGATGGGCGTGCCCCTGTTCCCCGCCACCGGCTACCTCGAGCTGGCGCTGGCCGCGGCCAGCGCGGTGCTGCCTGCCGGCGATGGGCAGCTCCGGGTCGCGGACCTGGAGCTGCATCGGGTGCTTCCGCTGTCGGCCGGCACCGAGGTGACGACTTCGTTGTCCCTCAAGACGTCCCTCAACAGAAACACCGAAGACACGGTCGGCACGGTGAGCGTGCACGCGAAGTCCGATCGCGGGAAGTGGGCCTGCCACGCCACCGCCGAGATCCGGACCGGGCACCGGGAACTGTCCCCGTTCGGCGAGGTCGCCGAGCAGGCGCCGGGGGCCCGCGTGTTCGATCTCTACGGCGCGCTGGACGCGATGGGGCAGAGTTACGGGCCCGCCTTCCGCGGCCTGCGCGGGGTGGTGGCGGTGCCGGGCCGGGCGTCGGCTTCGATCGCGCTTCCCCCGCAGGCCCGTGCGGATTCCGGTTACGCACTGCATCCCGCGCTGGCCGACGCCTGCCTGCACGCGCTGGCCGCGGCGGCCGGTGAGGAGCTCGAGCAGGGCGCCGGGGTCTACCTGCCGCTGGCGCTGGGCGAGGTGACCGTGCACGGCGATCCCGGCCTCGGGGTGCGGGTGGACGCGGTGCTCGACTCGGTCGGCGAATCGCGGGCCGACCTGCTCGGTGCGGTGCAGCTGGTCGACGCCGACGGCGCGGTGCTGGTCGAGTTCGGCCAGGTCTACGCCCGCCGGTTCCAGCGTTCGGCCTTGCCGGTTCCGTTGGCGGACAAGGTTTTCGAGGCTCGCTGGGAACGGGCGGGCCAGTTCGGCGAGCCGGCTGACACCGGTGACCGCGGCTGGCTGGTGCTTTCCGACGCGGCCGGTCCGCGGGTGGAAGCGTTGCGGGCCGAGCTGACCGGCGTCGGTGAGGTGCACACCGCCGGCGTCACCGACCGGGCGGCGCTGGCCGAACTGCTGCGTTCCCGGCGCTCGGTCACCGATGTCGTGCTGATGGCCGGTGCTGACGAGGTGCGCACTGCGGGGTTCGCGGCACCGGAACAGGTCGAGCGGCTGGTGCTGGCCGTCGCCGGGGTGGTCGCGGAGCTGGCCGAGCTGGTCGACCCGCCCCGGTTGTGGCTGGCCTGCTCCGGCGACGGTGGCGGGCTCGGCTGTCTGCGCGGGCTGGTCCGAGTACTCGCCTTCGAGCACCCGGAGCTGCGGGCGAGCCTGGTCGACTTCGGCGAGGACCTCGCGCGGCTGCGCGACGAACTGCTGGCCGGCTCGCCGGAGGACGAGGTGGCCTGGCGTGACGGCGTTCGTCACGTGCGGCGGCTGGCGCATCCCGGTGTGGCGGAACCGGGCCGGGACTTCGCCGTCCGCGCCGGTGCGTACCTGATCACCGGCGGCCTCGGCGGGCTCGGCCTGGTCGCGGCCCGCTGGCTGGCCGAGCGGGGAGCGAGCCGGCTCGTGCTCTCCGGCCGCCGTGGCGCCGGGCCGGACACCGAACCCGCTTTGGCCGCACTGCGCGAGCTCGGGGCCGAGGTGGCGGTGGTGGCCGGCGATATCGCCGAGCCGGGCACCGCCGAGCGGCTGGTCTCCGTCGCCACCGCGGGCGGCCTGCCGCTGCGCGGGGTGCTGCACGCGGCCGGGGTACTGGCCGACGGGGCGGCGATCTCGCTGGCCGAGGACGCGCTCGCGGCGGTGTGGCGGCCCAAGGCGCTGGGCGCGTGGCGGCTGCACGAGGCCACCGCCGGGCACGAGCTCGACTGGTGGCTGGTCTACTCCTCGGCGGCCGCGCTCTTCGGGTCGCCAGGCCAGGCGGCCTACGCCACCGCGAACGCCTGGGTGGACGAGCTGGTGACCTGGCGGCGGGCCAACGGGTTGCCGGGCACGACGATCCAGTGGGGTGCCTGGGGCGAGGCGGGTGCGGCGGCCGGTTCGGCGAACCCGGTGCTCGACCCGCTCGGCTCGGCCGAAGCGCTGGAGGCGCTGGAGGTGGTGCTCGGCCAGGACCGGGTGGCCACCGGGGTGGCCAGGCTGGACAGCCGGACCGTGCTGGCCCTGTTCCCGCAGCTGGCCGCCAGGCCGTTCTTCGAGCTGCTCACCCCGGCGGGCGAGCCGGCGGCGGTGCCGGAGACGGTCGCGGACCAGGACTGGGCCGGCATGGCGGCACTGCGCGCCGGCGACCCGGCCGAAGCACGCGCCGGTCTCGCCGAACGGCTCGCCGCCATCGTGGCCGGACTGATGGGCTTCTCCCCGGACCAGGTCGACCGGCACCGCCCGCTGACCGAACTCGGCCTGGACTCCCTGCTCGCGATGCGCGCGCGGAGCGCGGTGGAACGGGACTTCGGCCTGCCGCTGCCGGTGCCCCTGCTGCTCCGCGGTGCCAGCCTGGCCGACGTCGCCGGGCACCTTGCCGACCAGGCCGGGTTCGCCGCCGGGCCGCCGGAAGACGACCGGCCCGCGGTGATCGGCCCGCGGGACCCCGCCGAGCGCTGGGTGGCCAGGAAGTGGCAGGAGGTGCTCGACGGGGACGAGGGGAACGGCCTGCCTGGAGTGCACGACGACTTCTTCGCGGCCGGTGGCGATCCCGCGCGGGCGGACCGTCTCCGCGCGGCGTTCGCCGGGGAGCTCGGCGCGGTGCCCGAAGCCGAGGCGCTGTTCGCGGTACCGACCATCGCGGTGATGGCCGACCTGCTGCGCGCGGAGATCGAGGGACATCGCCAGGCCGGTGCCGGCCCGGTCCGCGTGCTGCGCGAGGGCGGCACCGACCCGGTGTTCCTGTTCCACCCCGCGGGCGGGCCGACCAGCGTCTACCAGGAGCTGGTCCGACGGCTCGGCGGCGGCCGGCCGGTGTACGGCTTCGAACGACTGGACACAGTGGACACCGTGGAGGAGAAGGCGGCGCACTACGCCGAGCTGGTCCGGCAGCTTCAGCCGGCCGGCCCGTACCGGCTGGGCGGCTGGTCCTTCGGCGGCTGCCTCGCCTACGAGACGGCGCGGCAGCTGACCGCGGCGGGCGAGCGGGTGGACCTGGTGTTCATGATCGACTCGATCCTGCCGCTGGCGGCCGGGGAGCGCTCGCCGGAACAGCTGCTGCTGGACCGGTTCGGCCGGTTC includes:
- a CDS encoding type I polyketide synthase, with translation MSAPEQDAAELRSWLVRRVAGLLGVPEREVDPARPLQESGLSSRDAMGLTGELGGLLGRALPATLVWQHPTIGALVAALSEQPGAHSVHSGHGGHGRHSGQSGPALRPPDAEPGEPVAVVGIGCRLPGEVDSPSAFWRLLADGDDGIGTVPDGRWESFAPAADLAGLPVHGGFLADATGFDAEFFGITPREAAAMDPQQRMLLEVSWAALEHAGIPPGSLRGTRTGVFVGLSATEYGYLTMTDLSSIDAWSGTGAAASVIANRLSYLLDLRGPSLAVDTACSSSLVAVHQAVQSLQRGESSTALVAGVNLLLSPGITTNFHRAGVLAADGRCKAFDAAADGIVRGEGCGVVVLKTLKQARRSGDRVLAVIRGSAVNSDGRSNGLMAPNPEAQAMLLRDAYSVAGVDPSAVDYVEAHGTGTLLGDPIEAGALGEVLGASRDNGRPLLIGSVKSNLGHLEGAAGIAGLIKVVLSLVHRRLPPSLHFTSPNPHIDFDALALRVVAEGTGWPRYSGMAVAGVSAFGFGGTNAHVVLEEWPAAAPARRETGDGPRIFALSARSADGLAARATALAGWAESADAEAVSLDAVADTLARRREHLPVRAAVLAEDRAGLAERLRELGRGHGGPGIVTGEAHDTKENAGGPVFVFSGYGSQWAGMGRELLAGEPAFAAGVDALDPVFRAEAGFSLRSALAGELEPPDLAATQLVLFGMQVALAGLWRAHGVEPAAVLGHSMGEVAAAVTAGALDVAAGLRVMTTRARLLAGIDASGTGAMAVVELSQAELAELEDDFPDITVAVYASPSQCTVSGDADQVTALVGHVENLGRLAKLLPVGGAGHSPAVDAVLGRFREELADLAPAEPVIPCYTSVLDDPRERPSFDVGYWAANLRRPVRFTQALAAALGDGHRTFIEISPHPVAVAAIEQTAGGDAVVLPSSSRKHGDRFTFLAGLAKLHVLGHPGVLAAVPAGRSLVELPAPPWRHRSFWPSRPAGAGSRGGGHPLLGAHVELPEGDRHVWRGEVGTERHPWLADHAAMGVPLFPATGYLELALAAASAVLPAGDGQLRVADLELHRVLPLSAGTEVTTSLSLKTSLNRNTEDTVGTVSVHAKSDRGKWACHATAEIRTGHRELSPFGEVAEQAPGARVFDLYGALDAMGQSYGPAFRGLRGVVAVPGRASASIALPPQARADSGYALHPALADACLHALAAAAGEELEQGAGVYLPLALGEVTVHGDPGLGVRVDAVLDSVGESRADLLGAVQLVDADGAVLVEFGQVYARRFQRSALPVPLADKVFEARWERAGQFGEPADTGDRGWLVLSDAAGPRVEALRAELTGVGEVHTAGVTDRAALAELLRSRRSVTDVVLMAGADEVRTAGFAAPEQVERLVLAVAGVVAELAELVDPPRLWLACSGDGGGLGCLRGLVRVLAFEHPELRASLVDFGEDLARLRDELLAGSPEDEVAWRDGVRHVRRLAHPGVAEPGRDFAVRAGAYLITGGLGGLGLVAARWLAERGASRLVLSGRRGAGPDTEPALAALRELGAEVAVVAGDIAEPGTAERLVSVATAGGLPLRGVLHAAGVLADGAAISLAEDALAAVWRPKALGAWRLHEATAGHELDWWLVYSSAAALFGSPGQAAYATANAWVDELVTWRRANGLPGTTIQWGAWGEAGAAAGSANPVLDPLGSAEALEALEVVLGQDRVATGVARLDSRTVLALFPQLAARPFFELLTPAGEPAAVPETVADQDWAGMAALRAGDPAEARAGLAERLAAIVAGLMGFSPDQVDRHRPLTELGLDSLLAMRARSAVERDFGLPLPVPLLLRGASLADVAGHLADQAGFAAGPPEDDRPAVIGPRDPAERWVARKWQEVLDGDEGNGLPGVHDDFFAAGGDPARADRLRAAFAGELGAVPEAEALFAVPTIAVMADLLRAEIEGHRQAGAGPVRVLREGGTDPVFLFHPAGGPTSVYQELVRRLGGGRPVYGFERLDTVDTVEEKAAHYAELVRQLQPAGPYRLGGWSFGGCLAYETARQLTAAGERVDLVFMIDSILPLAAGERSPEQLLLDRFGRFAEHIEQTYGIKLDLPAGELARLPEHDQIKLVIDHLAEVPGMGQAVLHHQYTSYLDARVAERYQPEPYDGHVLLFRAQDPHPLTTSLDPRYLRTDDALGWDEHCARLEIVRVPGDHLSMIDPPNVSVIADALDPALMPEKEASRHDR